The DNA region TTGATTTTGGCCGTGCGCAGACAGATGCGCCCGCACTGCGTGCCCACGATGGTTTTGTCGTGGAGCGGATAGTCGATATCTGGTAAGCCCGTGTAGGGACGTGGAGACGGATGGTAGACTTCGGCCGGACATTTCATGTTCAGCGCTTCGTGCGGGCGTTCGGTGTTGAAGATGTCGAGAAATTTGTCAACGCGGGCCTGCTGCTG from bacterium includes:
- a CDS encoding integrase, encoding QQQARVDKFLDIFNTERPHEALNMKCPAEVYHPSPRPYTGLPDIDYPLHDKTIVGTQCGRICLRTAKINLSQVFAGQAVGIKEVHDGIWLVSFMDYDLGYLDLETRVLEPLDNPVGPKVLPMS